From a region of the Georgenia yuyongxinii genome:
- a CDS encoding HAD family hydrolase, translating to MNELSSWNAGPAREAIEDFVRRTTGGNGTEPVPTEHRVAVFDNDGTLWCEKPMPIQADFIVRRLAEMADEDPRLRERQPWKAAHARDLGWFARVVAAHYAGDDSELPTLLAGILEAFAGISVEAFMARSGSFLSHARHPTLNRRYLECGYAPMIELLHYLTDHGFSTYIASGGGRDFMRPITEKLYGVPAERVIGSSAALTYVPDEHGGTIRRTAAADFLDDGPEKPVRIWSRTGRRPMLAAGNADGDIPMLEYTRHDDRPFLRLLVRHDDPEREFGYVSGAERALERAESSGWTVVSMKRDWLSVFDAHGSEERRGEG from the coding sequence ATGAATGAACTGTCGAGCTGGAACGCCGGTCCGGCGCGCGAGGCCATTGAGGACTTCGTCCGCCGCACCACCGGTGGGAATGGCACCGAGCCCGTGCCCACCGAGCATCGGGTGGCGGTCTTCGACAACGACGGCACGCTGTGGTGCGAGAAGCCAATGCCGATCCAGGCCGATTTTATCGTCCGTCGGCTCGCCGAGATGGCCGACGAGGACCCCCGCCTGCGGGAACGCCAGCCCTGGAAGGCCGCCCACGCGCGCGACCTCGGCTGGTTCGCTCGGGTCGTCGCCGCTCACTACGCCGGCGACGACAGCGAGCTCCCCACCCTCCTCGCAGGGATCCTCGAGGCGTTCGCGGGGATCAGCGTCGAGGCGTTCATGGCGCGGTCCGGGTCGTTCCTCAGCCACGCTCGCCACCCGACCCTGAACCGCCGCTACCTCGAGTGCGGATACGCGCCGATGATCGAGCTCCTCCACTACCTGACGGACCACGGGTTCTCGACCTACATCGCCTCGGGCGGCGGCCGGGACTTCATGCGTCCGATCACCGAGAAGCTGTACGGCGTCCCCGCTGAGCGGGTGATCGGGAGCAGCGCCGCCCTCACGTACGTGCCGGACGAGCACGGCGGAACGATCCGGCGCACCGCCGCCGCGGACTTCCTCGACGACGGGCCGGAAAAGCCCGTCCGGATCTGGAGCCGGACCGGACGGCGGCCCATGCTCGCCGCGGGGAACGCCGACGGCGACATCCCGATGCTCGAGTACACCCGGCACGACGACCGGCCATTCCTGCGGCTGCTGGTCAGGCACGACGATCCTGAGCGCGAGTTCGGCTACGTCTCGGGAGCCGAGCGCGCGCTGGAGAGGGCTGAGAGCAGTGGCTGGACCGTGGTGAGCATGAAGCGCGACTGGCTCTCCGTGTTCGACGCCCATGGCAGTGAGGAGCGGAGGGGCGAAGGATAG